A single region of the Streptomyces sp. NBC_01262 genome encodes:
- a CDS encoding ester cyclase, with translation MTTTAEKNMALLRAAYQSLESGDLDACVELLTEDFIANVPGLPDPLHGREVWRQGAQAMLEAFPDLKIEVQDMFGADDKVTVLVHFHGTHQGAFQQFEATGRQVAYRSIEVYRIEGDRIAEEWVAPDMLSLMQQIAPAPAGH, from the coding sequence ATGACCACCACCGCCGAGAAGAACATGGCCCTGCTTCGCGCGGCGTACCAGTCGCTGGAGAGCGGTGACCTCGACGCGTGCGTAGAGCTGTTGACGGAGGACTTCATCGCCAACGTCCCCGGCCTGCCCGACCCGCTGCACGGACGGGAGGTCTGGCGGCAGGGCGCGCAGGCCATGCTGGAGGCCTTCCCCGACCTGAAGATCGAGGTCCAGGACATGTTCGGCGCGGACGACAAGGTGACGGTGCTGGTCCACTTCCACGGCACTCACCAGGGCGCGTTCCAGCAGTTCGAGGCAACTGGCAGGCAGGTCGCCTACCGGAGCATCGAGGTCTACCGAATCGAGGGGGACCGGATCGCCGAGGAGTGGGTCGCCCCGGACATGCTCAGCCTCATGCAGCAGATCGCGCCCGCCCCCGCCGGCCACTGA
- a CDS encoding site-specific integrase, which translates to MTEESLDPRCWQLHRFDLKRSLGELEPLLAGVASDLASWTRARGGRQGQRFLLGPDGRPDPRVNACLASAKWRNLSSETEKDYTYSVVVWLNFLYILGVEWWDATDDHVEEFLFWRVTDPVNSERIQTNSFSRDLAGLKKFYRWVGRKYGVANPFEDFDAPRIVRRANVKWMDPAGFARWLDLGIRGMDLDGRPDRWWSGRNEQRDTAFCQGIYGNGLRVAEWASVVLPELPPYDRRRHYYACHLSDACAKGGYGHPYWTPQNAMKGVLSYVEGARAAAVRRAQRAGRYERVQGMRLVLAVHGTDSVTLESDRGGTEKWQWHDVGKETRLLLFRRTPQGLEPVALWLNEDGLPRSCTGWEHTFQAANDRIEGLGLEGFVCTAHMLRHSFALKWYSIGKLVRSARLGHLSEEERADFREEFGNTWHLVQTMLGHRSVETTKDVYLEPFRTLDVEVLLAHAEGFPVAAFMADAFADHPRVRTDPLAVTQ; encoded by the coding sequence ATGACGGAGGAGTCGCTCGATCCGCGGTGCTGGCAACTGCACCGTTTCGACCTGAAGCGCAGCTTGGGAGAGTTGGAGCCGTTACTTGCCGGGGTGGCCTCGGATCTGGCCTCGTGGACGCGGGCTCGAGGGGGTCGGCAGGGGCAGAGGTTCCTGCTGGGACCGGATGGTCGGCCTGATCCGAGAGTCAATGCCTGCCTGGCCTCGGCGAAGTGGCGGAACCTGAGCAGCGAGACGGAGAAGGACTACACCTACTCCGTGGTCGTGTGGTTGAACTTCCTGTACATCCTCGGGGTGGAGTGGTGGGACGCGACCGACGATCATGTCGAGGAGTTCCTGTTCTGGCGGGTCACCGACCCGGTGAACAGCGAACGGATTCAGACCAACTCTTTCTCGCGGGACTTGGCCGGCCTGAAGAAGTTCTACAGATGGGTAGGCCGGAAGTACGGCGTCGCCAACCCTTTCGAGGACTTCGACGCACCGCGGATCGTACGGCGGGCGAACGTCAAGTGGATGGACCCGGCTGGCTTCGCCCGATGGCTTGATCTGGGGATCCGGGGCATGGACCTGGACGGCCGGCCCGACCGGTGGTGGAGCGGCCGCAACGAACAGCGCGATACCGCGTTCTGCCAGGGCATCTACGGCAATGGCCTCCGCGTCGCTGAGTGGGCGAGCGTGGTCCTCCCCGAGTTGCCGCCCTACGACCGTCGGCGGCACTACTACGCCTGCCACCTGTCTGACGCCTGCGCGAAGGGCGGCTACGGGCATCCGTATTGGACTCCGCAGAACGCGATGAAGGGTGTTCTGTCCTACGTCGAGGGGGCGCGGGCGGCCGCAGTGCGTCGGGCCCAGCGGGCTGGTCGCTATGAGCGCGTCCAGGGGATGCGCCTGGTCCTTGCCGTTCACGGAACCGACTCGGTCACCTTGGAGAGCGACCGGGGCGGCACCGAGAAGTGGCAATGGCACGACGTTGGCAAGGAGACCCGGCTGCTTCTGTTCCGTCGTACCCCGCAGGGCCTGGAGCCGGTCGCGTTGTGGTTGAACGAGGACGGGCTTCCTCGCTCCTGTACGGGCTGGGAGCACACGTTCCAGGCCGCGAACGACCGGATCGAGGGCCTCGGCCTTGAAGGTTTCGTCTGCACCGCGCACATGCTCCGCCACTCCTTCGCGCTCAAGTGGTACTCCATCGGCAAGCTCGTGCGGTCGGCTCGCCTGGGGCATCTCAGCGAGGAGGAACGGGCGGACTTCCGCGAGGAGTTCGGCAACACCTGGCACTTGGTCCAGACGATGCTCGGGCACCGAAGCGTCGAGACGACGAAGGACGTCTACCTGGAGCCGTTCAGAACCCTGGACGTCGAGGTGCTGCTGGCCCATGCGGAGGGCTTCCCGGTCGCGGCCTTCATGGCCGACGCCTTCGCCGACCATCCGCGGGTCCGCACGGATCCGCTGGCGGTGACACAGTGA
- a CDS encoding transposase, whose protein sequence is MAPLLPPVPERRRRHPGRLRVPDRAALAGVLYVLRTGVAWRDAPVETTGAGAAR, encoded by the coding sequence GTGGCTCCGTTGCTGCCGCCCGTTCCCGAGCGCCGTCGTCGCCACCCCGGACGCCTGCGCGTTCCGGACCGGGCGGCGCTCGCGGGCGTGCTGTACGTGCTGCGGACCGGTGTTGCCTGGCGCGACGCGCCCGTGGAGACCACGGGCGCGGGGGCGGCCAGATGA
- a CDS encoding tyrosine-type recombinase/integrase gives MVHQRTVALAGAAHMELVSGVVQLRPEDAMFDAMLRGWRAQQKSRGLRDDTIDPRERLIRRFLEFANEYPWQWTPAHLDEWSASLTSERHLAPSTIRSYQGTVRLFTELLIDARYGWGTACDEAFGAFPVAICHEWNTLPHLQDYEGDPEARPFTREELQRFLDYADDQVARAVKAKRKGALAAYRDATLFKVIYGWGLRRTETSKLDVVDFGRNPQARQFGRYGTLNVRYGKAKKGQPRRRNVLSVMDWAVEAVADYVENARPRFGFSDHPALWITERGGRLQPGTINDRFEAYRDALKLPKDLTPHSIRHSYVTHLTEDGVDRRFIQQQVGHECDSSLAIYTHVSDDFMNTSLHKALAPAFAGS, from the coding sequence GTGGTGCATCAGCGCACGGTGGCCCTGGCCGGGGCGGCCCATATGGAGCTCGTCTCCGGTGTGGTTCAGCTGCGTCCGGAGGACGCGATGTTCGACGCGATGCTGAGGGGCTGGCGGGCTCAGCAGAAGTCACGAGGGCTGAGAGACGACACGATCGACCCGAGGGAACGGCTGATCCGCCGGTTCCTTGAGTTCGCGAACGAGTACCCGTGGCAGTGGACGCCTGCCCACCTGGACGAGTGGTCGGCATCGTTGACGAGCGAGAGGCACTTGGCGCCCTCCACGATCCGCAGCTACCAGGGGACCGTTCGGCTGTTCACCGAGCTCCTCATCGACGCCCGCTACGGCTGGGGCACGGCATGCGATGAAGCCTTCGGCGCTTTCCCGGTGGCGATCTGCCATGAGTGGAATACCCTCCCTCACCTGCAGGATTACGAAGGCGATCCGGAGGCGCGGCCGTTCACGCGGGAAGAGTTGCAGCGCTTCCTCGACTACGCCGACGACCAAGTCGCACGCGCCGTGAAGGCCAAGCGCAAGGGAGCCCTCGCCGCTTACCGGGACGCCACTCTCTTCAAGGTCATCTACGGGTGGGGTCTTCGCCGGACCGAGACGTCCAAGCTGGACGTGGTCGACTTCGGACGCAACCCGCAGGCCCGGCAGTTCGGCCGGTACGGCACGCTCAACGTCCGCTACGGCAAGGCGAAGAAGGGCCAGCCGCGGCGGCGGAACGTGCTGTCGGTGATGGACTGGGCCGTCGAGGCGGTCGCCGACTACGTCGAGAACGCCCGGCCGCGCTTCGGATTCTCCGACCACCCGGCTCTGTGGATCACCGAGCGCGGGGGCCGCCTCCAGCCCGGCACCATCAACGACCGGTTCGAGGCATATCGGGACGCTCTGAAGCTCCCAAAAGACCTGACTCCCCACTCAATCCGGCATTCTTACGTCACGCATCTGACCGAGGACGGGGTCGATCGGCGCTTCATCCAGCAGCAGGTCGGCCACGAGTGCGACAGCTCCCTGGCCATCTACACGCACGTCAGCGACGACTTCATGAACACTTCCCTGCACAAGGCACTGGCTCCGGCGTTCGCCGGGTCCTGA
- a CDS encoding phosphotransferase enzyme family protein, with protein sequence MQASEVPRAVAAAMSTASSLDLPVDDAIVLHDSNKLTLRLLPCDVLARVAPVAHQVAQFEVELAQRLAEVGCPVAALEPRVEPRVYERDGFVVTLWTYYEPVTPREVSPADYANGLERLHAGMRKLDVPTPHFTDRVEQAQQLVANRDHTPALADTDRELLGDTLRSLRRVIGERGGAEQLLHGEPHPGNVLTTKSGLLFVDLETCCRGPVEFDLAHAPEEVSEHYPGVNQDLLRECRILVLAVITTWRWDRGDQLPNGRQLGTEWLSQIRAALDRNGLHTHG encoded by the coding sequence ATGCAGGCGTCAGAGGTCCCGCGTGCGGTGGCCGCGGCCATGTCGACCGCCTCATCACTTGACCTGCCAGTCGACGACGCGATCGTTCTTCATGACTCGAACAAGCTCACTCTGCGTCTGTTGCCTTGTGACGTCCTGGCCCGGGTGGCACCTGTAGCGCATCAGGTCGCACAGTTCGAAGTCGAGCTTGCTCAGCGGCTCGCCGAAGTTGGGTGCCCTGTGGCTGCTCTCGAGCCTCGAGTGGAGCCACGCGTCTATGAGCGTGATGGCTTCGTGGTCACGCTATGGACCTACTACGAACCCGTGACACCTCGAGAAGTCTCACCAGCCGACTACGCCAATGGGCTCGAGCGGCTGCATGCCGGCATGCGCAAGCTCGATGTCCCGACGCCGCACTTCACTGATCGAGTCGAGCAGGCTCAACAACTCGTGGCGAACCGCGACCACACTCCGGCGCTCGCCGACACGGACCGGGAGCTGCTCGGCGACACGTTACGAAGCCTGAGACGAGTGATCGGCGAGCGCGGCGGCGCCGAGCAGCTGCTGCACGGCGAGCCGCACCCGGGCAACGTCCTCACCACGAAAAGCGGGCTGCTGTTTGTTGACCTTGAGACGTGTTGCCGTGGGCCCGTCGAATTCGACCTCGCCCATGCGCCCGAAGAAGTCAGCGAGCACTATCCGGGCGTCAATCAAGACTTGCTGCGCGAGTGCCGGATCCTCGTGCTGGCGGTGATCACAACGTGGCGCTGGGATCGAGGCGACCAACTCCCAAACGGGCGCCAGCTGGGCACAGAGTGGCTCAGCCAGATCCGAGCAGCACTCGATCGCAACGGCCTGCATACCCATGGCTGA
- a CDS encoding tyrosine-type recombinase/integrase, with protein MGFNGLTLGVARLHLVDGVALLRPEEQVFTAMLTGFRNQQLARNLARTTVEGRENTVKAFAAYVNTFPWHWTPAMVDEWLGDLRSLRDLKRSTIRSYSEAVRAFCHFVTDPLYEWAATCEERFGAHPVQVVHEWNTAVHAQDNESDPKKRAFTKAELHAFFAHCDDEVARIRAFGRKGWLPAFRDATLFKTAYAYGLRRNETRMLDAADFGRNPHGAEYGEFGRCQVRFGKAKKGSPPKRRGVLTVFDWAPDILDEWFTEVRPLFGTDGNPAAWPSERGLRIGYQRINSRFIAYRKALGLDDGLDCHSFRRSYVTHLIEDGWDPRFVQEQVGHEHASTTSIYTNPRELHQTGEKSQVTWSRRETEGFLSLYKLAA; from the coding sequence GTGGGGTTCAACGGGCTGACTCTCGGGGTGGCGAGGCTGCACCTGGTGGATGGGGTCGCGCTGCTGCGGCCGGAGGAACAGGTCTTCACGGCGATGCTGACCGGGTTCAGGAACCAGCAGCTGGCGCGGAACCTAGCCCGGACGACGGTGGAGGGCCGGGAGAACACGGTCAAGGCGTTCGCCGCCTACGTGAACACCTTCCCATGGCACTGGACGCCGGCGATGGTCGACGAGTGGCTCGGCGACCTGCGCTCGCTGCGCGACCTGAAGCGCTCCACGATCCGCTCCTACTCCGAGGCGGTACGGGCGTTCTGCCACTTCGTCACCGACCCCCTCTACGAGTGGGCGGCGACCTGTGAGGAGCGGTTCGGCGCCCACCCGGTGCAGGTCGTGCACGAGTGGAACACGGCGGTGCATGCCCAGGACAACGAGTCGGATCCGAAGAAGCGGGCGTTCACCAAGGCCGAGCTGCACGCGTTCTTCGCGCACTGCGACGACGAGGTCGCCCGGATCCGGGCCTTCGGCCGCAAGGGGTGGCTGCCCGCGTTCCGCGACGCCACCTTGTTCAAGACCGCCTACGCCTACGGGCTGCGGCGCAACGAGACGCGGATGCTGGACGCGGCCGACTTCGGGCGCAACCCGCACGGAGCCGAGTACGGCGAGTTCGGCCGGTGCCAGGTCCGGTTCGGCAAGGCCAAGAAGGGCTCACCGCCCAAGCGCCGCGGCGTGCTGACCGTGTTCGACTGGGCCCCCGACATCCTGGACGAGTGGTTCACCGAGGTCCGCCCGCTGTTCGGTACCGACGGCAATCCGGCGGCCTGGCCCTCCGAGCGCGGGCTGCGGATCGGCTACCAGCGCATCAACTCCCGCTTCATCGCCTACCGCAAGGCCCTGGGTCTGGACGATGGGCTGGATTGCCACTCATTCCGAAGGTCCTACGTCACCCACCTGATCGAGGATGGCTGGGATCCGCGCTTCGTTCAGGAACAGGTCGGTCACGAGCACGCCAGCACCACCTCCATCTACACCAACCCTCGGGAATTGCATCAAACGGGCGAGAAGTCGCAGGTCACGTGGTCACGGCGGGAAACGGAAGGGTTCCTCAGCCTCTACAAACTGGCAGCCTGA
- a CDS encoding helix-turn-helix domain-containing protein has protein sequence MAAKLDYHWHLRKVMAGRGLFSTTDLIPPLAERGITLSSSQVYRLVVERPERLSLKILMALLDILDCTMDDLIEPVAAAGAVKKPKRAAAGGGSAPDAEGLGGLRPKRARIRGVTGHDHR, from the coding sequence ATGGCCGCCAAGCTCGACTACCACTGGCACCTGCGCAAGGTCATGGCCGGCCGCGGGTTGTTCTCCACAACCGACCTCATCCCTCCGCTCGCCGAACGCGGCATCACCCTGTCGTCGAGCCAGGTCTACCGGCTCGTCGTCGAGCGACCTGAGCGACTGAGCCTCAAGATCCTCATGGCCCTGCTCGACATCCTCGACTGCACCATGGACGACCTCATCGAGCCCGTCGCGGCGGCCGGCGCGGTGAAGAAGCCGAAGAGGGCTGCCGCCGGAGGCGGCTCGGCGCCCGATGCGGAGGGGCTTGGCGGGCTGCGGCCAAAGCGGGCCCGGATCAGGGGTGTGACCGGCCATGACCACCGCTGA
- a CDS encoding glycoside hydrolase family 32 protein, with amino-acid sequence MPGTSGISRRSLFAGSAAGTAAALLPTAAATAESRTESAASGASYRAAYHFTVPDQWKNDPQRPVWIDGEYRYYYLYNADYFTGAVGTAWRLATTKDLVSFTDRGVAVPKDTTPNGDLWSGSAVVDTGNTAGFGAGAVVVIVTMSPGGGTDHQEQFLYYSTDGGLTFTNYGTAPVLPNPGVADFRDPKVIRDEDRGRWVMALAENDKIGFYHSDDLRSWTYVNGFVHDGIGVLECPDLFRITAGDGTAKWVLGASANGKGSGLPNTYAYWTGSFDGSAFTADASDPQWLDHGWDWYGAVTFEKRDASGAVDAAARYAIGWVNDWDYADTTPTIDCDGFNGTDSIVREITLKKASDNTYYLASQPVAGLDSHVSRTVNLGDVTVDGTKVLDYTGISYEVTTEIAWSQLTGAGLQLRRSPNGGRHIDAGIYADYAFLNRRNTVNADTSGKWQESHTPFDPSAGTVKLRILVDRTSVEMFVDDGRYVHTSQVFPYLLDTRLALFTIGGSAVFRNTVIREFSV; translated from the coding sequence ATGCCCGGAACATCGGGGATTTCCAGGAGATCACTGTTCGCGGGATCGGCGGCGGGCACCGCCGCCGCGCTGCTGCCCACCGCAGCGGCGACGGCCGAGAGCAGGACCGAGTCCGCCGCGAGCGGGGCGAGTTACCGCGCCGCGTACCACTTCACGGTCCCCGACCAGTGGAAGAACGACCCGCAGCGGCCCGTCTGGATCGACGGCGAGTACCGCTACTACTACCTCTACAACGCCGACTACTTCACCGGCGCCGTCGGCACCGCGTGGCGCCTGGCCACCACCAAGGACCTGGTCTCCTTCACCGACCGCGGGGTCGCCGTGCCCAAGGACACCACGCCCAACGGCGATCTCTGGTCGGGTTCGGCGGTGGTCGACACCGGCAACACGGCCGGATTCGGCGCGGGCGCGGTCGTCGTCATCGTCACCATGTCCCCCGGCGGCGGCACCGACCACCAGGAACAGTTCCTGTACTACTCGACCGACGGCGGTCTCACCTTCACCAACTACGGGACCGCCCCCGTCCTGCCCAACCCCGGCGTCGCCGACTTCCGCGACCCCAAGGTGATTCGCGACGAGGACCGGGGCCGCTGGGTGATGGCCCTCGCCGAGAACGACAAGATCGGTTTCTACCACTCCGACGACCTCAGGTCCTGGACGTACGTGAACGGTTTCGTCCACGACGGCATCGGCGTCCTGGAGTGCCCCGACCTGTTCCGCATCACCGCCGGCGACGGCACCGCGAAATGGGTGCTCGGCGCGAGCGCCAACGGGAAGGGCTCGGGGCTGCCCAACACGTACGCCTACTGGACGGGTTCCTTCGACGGCAGCGCGTTCACCGCCGATGCGAGTGACCCGCAGTGGCTCGACCACGGCTGGGACTGGTACGGCGCCGTCACCTTCGAGAAGCGGGACGCGAGCGGCGCGGTGGACGCGGCTGCCCGGTACGCGATCGGATGGGTGAACGACTGGGACTACGCCGACACCACCCCCACCATCGACTGCGACGGCTTCAACGGCACCGACTCCATCGTCCGCGAGATCACCCTGAAGAAGGCATCCGACAACACCTACTACCTCGCCTCCCAGCCCGTCGCAGGCCTCGACTCGCATGTCTCCCGCACCGTGAACCTGGGCGACGTGACCGTGGACGGCACGAAGGTGCTCGACTACACCGGCATCTCCTACGAAGTGACAACCGAGATCGCCTGGTCCCAACTCACCGGCGCCGGCCTCCAGCTGAGGCGCTCACCCAACGGCGGCCGGCACATCGACGCCGGGATCTACGCCGACTACGCCTTCCTCAACCGACGCAACACGGTGAACGCCGACACGTCCGGCAAGTGGCAGGAGAGCCACACCCCGTTCGACCCGTCCGCCGGCACGGTGAAGCTGCGCATCCTGGTGGACCGCACGTCGGTGGAGATGTTCGTCGACGACGGCCGCTACGTGCACACCAGCCAGGTGTTCCCGTACCTGCTGGACACCCGGCTCGCACTGTTCACGATCGGCGGCAGCGCGGTGTTCCGCAACACGGTGATACGCGAGTTCTCGGTGTGA
- a CDS encoding serine hydrolase domain-containing protein, translating into MASQRALLPRSTPAASGMSSRSIAALLDRLEARSVECHSIMVVRHGHVVAEGWWAPYSAERPHLLYSLTKSFTSVAVGLAIADGMLSLDDRVVDVLPDHVPGDISEQGRRLTVHHLLCMTAGHRTDSLAEAWQLEPGDLVKGFLRVPFPDAEGTRHAYDNPTTFILARMVERVTGRSLPELLDERLFKPMGVDHAEWDRVASGAAFGFHGLHLTTEAVAAFGELLLRGGTWDDRRLVPREWVELATRRHTDTLRLEDGSGDVDYLRGYGYQFWMSRHGYHGDGSFGQQCVVVPSHDLVVAVTGSHTQPQAVLDAIWECLLPGMQDTGNTPDDEILADRLRRLSLAPVLGAAAPERSVKAKLDASAEGSALPDGTTVIVDAVDGGWLLQLGSFLNVEVGHGKWRESSPLGRPVLADGAWQGNTFVAELYVITTPHRVRLSVDANAGTATATWNIVPLTGPSLALHLRSPLMTRPDVA; encoded by the coding sequence ATGGCTTCTCAGCGTGCCCTGCTGCCGCGATCGACACCGGCCGCCTCGGGGATGTCGTCCCGTTCGATCGCCGCGCTGCTGGATCGGCTCGAGGCACGATCCGTCGAGTGTCACTCCATCATGGTCGTACGCCACGGTCACGTCGTCGCCGAGGGCTGGTGGGCGCCGTACTCGGCCGAACGCCCGCACCTTCTCTACTCGCTGACCAAGTCGTTCACCTCGGTCGCCGTGGGGCTCGCGATCGCCGACGGGATGCTCTCACTGGACGATCGGGTGGTGGATGTGCTGCCCGACCACGTTCCGGGCGACATCTCGGAGCAGGGACGCCGCCTCACCGTTCACCACCTGCTGTGCATGACGGCCGGACATCGCACGGACAGCCTCGCCGAGGCCTGGCAACTGGAACCGGGCGACCTGGTGAAGGGCTTCCTACGCGTACCGTTTCCCGATGCCGAGGGAACGCGGCACGCCTACGACAATCCGACCACCTTCATCCTGGCCCGGATGGTGGAACGGGTCACGGGCCGCAGCCTCCCGGAACTGCTCGACGAGCGCCTCTTCAAGCCGATGGGCGTCGATCACGCCGAATGGGACCGTGTGGCCAGCGGTGCCGCATTCGGATTCCACGGACTGCACCTCACGACCGAGGCTGTCGCCGCCTTCGGTGAGTTGCTCCTGCGCGGAGGTACGTGGGACGACCGGCGGCTCGTCCCACGCGAATGGGTGGAGCTCGCGACCAGACGGCACACCGACACCCTGCGACTCGAGGACGGATCGGGGGACGTCGACTACCTTCGTGGTTACGGTTACCAGTTCTGGATGTCGCGTCACGGCTACCACGGGGACGGCTCATTCGGCCAGCAATGCGTGGTCGTCCCGTCGCACGATCTCGTGGTCGCCGTGACCGGCAGCCATACGCAGCCACAGGCAGTGCTTGACGCAATATGGGAGTGCCTGCTGCCCGGCATGCAGGACACGGGAAACACCCCGGACGACGAAATCCTCGCCGATCGGCTGCGGCGGTTGTCATTGGCACCGGTGCTGGGCGCCGCCGCCCCAGAGCGTTCCGTCAAGGCGAAACTCGACGCCTCCGCCGAGGGTTCGGCTCTGCCCGACGGAACCACGGTGATCGTCGATGCAGTGGACGGTGGATGGCTCCTTCAACTCGGGTCGTTCCTCAACGTCGAGGTCGGCCACGGCAAATGGCGGGAAAGTTCGCCGCTCGGCCGCCCTGTCCTCGCAGATGGCGCCTGGCAGGGCAACACGTTCGTCGCCGAGCTCTACGTCATCACCACACCGCACCGGGTTCGGCTGTCGGTCGACGCCAACGCGGGGACAGCGACAGCGACATGGAACATCGTGCCCCTGACCGGCCCAAGTCTGGCGTTGCATTTGCGGTCGCCGCTGATGACACGGCCCGACGTCGCATAG
- a CDS encoding MerR family transcriptional regulator produces MRIGEIAALLGVTPRAVRHYHHLGLLPEPVRRSNGYREYGIRDAVLLARIRRLTELGLGLDEVRDVLADDEGRELVEVLQELDEDLGRQEAVIRERRHRLAALLAEAQDGRLAAEGPLSPQLTELLAGLGERPDSPMAVKDREVLALLDTVTPEAERVRLMETLRGMEEHAGEVYGLLDALADKEPDDPRVARAAAALAALLPDGLVVHFSDKAGGGLTDVIFADLAPAQSAAVRRAIELVKQRQEAAPS; encoded by the coding sequence ATGCGAATCGGCGAGATCGCCGCCCTCCTCGGGGTCACCCCTCGGGCCGTGCGGCACTACCACCATCTGGGGCTGCTGCCCGAACCCGTACGGCGGAGCAACGGCTACCGCGAGTACGGCATCCGGGACGCCGTCCTGCTCGCCCGGATCCGGCGCCTGACCGAGCTCGGCCTCGGCCTCGACGAGGTGCGCGACGTCCTCGCGGACGACGAGGGCCGCGAGCTGGTGGAGGTCCTGCAGGAGCTGGACGAAGACCTCGGACGGCAGGAAGCGGTCATCCGGGAGAGACGCCACCGGCTCGCCGCGCTGCTGGCCGAGGCACAGGATGGGCGGCTGGCCGCCGAAGGGCCACTGTCGCCGCAGCTCACCGAGCTGCTGGCGGGCCTCGGCGAGAGGCCGGACTCCCCCATGGCCGTGAAGGACCGGGAGGTCCTGGCCCTCCTTGACACCGTCACCCCCGAGGCGGAGCGGGTCCGGCTGATGGAGACGCTGCGGGGGATGGAGGAGCACGCGGGCGAGGTGTACGGCCTGCTGGACGCCCTTGCCGACAAGGAGCCGGACGACCCGCGGGTGGCCCGTGCCGCCGCCGCGCTGGCGGCCCTGCTGCCCGACGGCCTGGTCGTGCACTTCTCCGACAAGGCCGGCGGCGGTCTGACGGACGTCATCTTCGCAGACCTGGCACCGGCCCAATCGGCAGCAGTGCGCCGTGCGATCGAACTCGTGAAGCAACGACAGGAAGCAGCACCATCATGA